Proteins co-encoded in one Leptospira montravelensis genomic window:
- the murI gene encoding glutamate racemase — MNSRGRYKIGIFDSGLGGLSVLRTLWKETSHIDYIYFGDLVNSPYGQKSKAEVLELSKNAFEYLLEKDCDAILFACNTATSAAADFLRAKHSIPIFGMEPALKPAVNQNPGVKIAVFATELTLKEDKFKTLVSGFPIGTEILPVACEGLAKLIDKDLWEEAWELFDSKIKTVIKDCNVFVLGCTHYVFLKERILYNYPLVKVYDGNLGTTLHIKRVLNLPDFPENKNQLDILLNTSDSDYVHLAGRIAKTITPNHTLSLINTTTGKLHV; from the coding sequence ATGAATTCTCGCGGTAGATATAAAATAGGAATTTTTGATTCAGGCCTTGGAGGACTTTCTGTACTTCGAACACTCTGGAAAGAAACTTCCCATATTGATTATATCTACTTTGGTGATTTAGTAAATTCTCCTTACGGTCAAAAATCTAAAGCAGAAGTATTGGAACTTTCGAAAAATGCTTTTGAATATTTATTAGAAAAAGATTGTGATGCCATTTTGTTTGCATGTAATACAGCAACATCGGCGGCAGCTGATTTTTTACGTGCCAAACATTCCATTCCTATCTTTGGAATGGAACCTGCGTTAAAACCTGCCGTAAATCAAAACCCTGGTGTTAAAATTGCCGTTTTTGCTACAGAGCTCACGTTAAAAGAAGATAAATTTAAAACTTTAGTTTCTGGATTTCCAATTGGCACAGAGATTCTTCCCGTTGCCTGTGAAGGTTTGGCAAAACTTATAGATAAAGATCTATGGGAAGAGGCTTGGGAATTGTTTGATTCAAAAATTAAAACTGTGATCAAAGATTGTAACGTTTTTGTATTGGGTTGTACTCACTATGTTTTTCTAAAGGAAAGGATTCTTTATAATTATCCTTTAGTAAAAGTATATGATGGAAATTTGGGCACAACTTTACATATAAAAAGAGTTTTGAATTTACCTGACTTTCCAGAGAATAAAAACCAATTAGATATTTTGTTAAACACTTCGGATTCTGATTATGTACATTTGGCTGGAAGAATTGCCAAAACAATAACACCTAACCATACTCTTTCCCTTATTAATACTACTACAGGAAAACTCCATGTCTGA
- a CDS encoding pyridoxal phosphate-dependent aminotransferase, translating into MRRNIVHSGADALIYEIRQIVALAKQIEAMGVTITWENIGDPIQKGESVPTWMKDIVSGLVSQNKSWAYTATQGDETTRKFLASKVNERGGAQITSEDILFFNGLGDAVAKIFGFMRREARILGPSPAYSTLSSAEAAHSGYEHLTYELNPNNDWMPDLEDIENKVKYNDSIAGILLINPDNPTGAVYPKEVMREIVKICEKYDIILICDETYAHVNYSEWGSIHLSEVIGDKVCGFALRSISKEFPWPGARCGWLEVFNRKNDPTFERYIKSLLDAKMLEVCSTTLPQLSIPLVYSHPEFLNHLKFRNQKFKKRAEKATNILTGIPGVKVIQPKGAFYLTVLFEDGALKPHMTLPIDNTKVRDFVSPLMEKAALDRRFVLHLLASAGICVVPLSSFCCNRNGFRVTLLEEDEAKFEWIYNTLAENIRKYLAS; encoded by the coding sequence ATGAGAAGAAACATTGTCCACTCGGGTGCTGATGCACTCATTTATGAAATCCGCCAGATTGTCGCTCTTGCTAAACAAATAGAGGCAATGGGTGTCACCATCACTTGGGAAAATATTGGAGATCCCATCCAAAAGGGAGAATCTGTTCCTACTTGGATGAAAGACATTGTCAGTGGACTTGTGTCCCAAAATAAATCATGGGCCTATACGGCAACACAAGGGGACGAAACGACTCGTAAATTTTTAGCCTCCAAAGTGAATGAACGAGGTGGTGCACAAATCACATCTGAGGACATTTTATTTTTTAACGGTCTTGGGGATGCTGTTGCAAAAATTTTTGGATTTATGAGAAGGGAAGCAAGGATTCTAGGTCCTTCCCCCGCCTACTCTACGTTATCATCTGCCGAAGCTGCTCACTCAGGATACGAACACTTAACTTATGAATTAAATCCTAATAATGATTGGATGCCTGATTTAGAGGACATTGAAAATAAAGTAAAATACAATGATTCCATTGCGGGAATTTTACTCATCAATCCTGACAATCCAACGGGAGCAGTGTATCCCAAGGAAGTCATGCGGGAGATTGTTAAAATCTGCGAAAAGTATGATATTATATTAATCTGCGATGAAACTTATGCCCATGTAAATTATTCAGAATGGGGAAGTATTCATTTATCTGAAGTCATTGGAGATAAAGTTTGTGGGTTTGCACTCAGATCCATTTCTAAAGAATTTCCTTGGCCAGGAGCTCGTTGCGGTTGGTTAGAAGTTTTTAATCGAAAAAACGATCCAACGTTTGAAAGATATATCAAATCATTGTTAGATGCAAAAATGTTGGAAGTATGTTCAACAACTTTACCGCAACTTTCGATTCCACTTGTATATTCCCATCCCGAATTCTTAAATCATTTAAAATTCAGAAATCAGAAGTTCAAAAAGAGAGCCGAGAAAGCAACGAACATTCTGACAGGGATTCCAGGTGTAAAAGTCATTCAACCTAAGGGTGCGTTTTATCTCACAGTTCTTTTTGAAGATGGGGCATTGAAACCACATATGACACTCCCCATAGATAATACAAAGGTTCGAGATTTTGTTTCTCCATTAATGGAAAAAGCTGCATTAGACCGCAGATTTGTATTACATCTGTTAGCTTCTGCGGGAATTTGTGTGGTTCCACTCAGTTCCTTTTGTTGTAATCGGAATGGATTTCGAGTCACATTGTTAGAAGAAGATGAGGCAAAATTTGAATGGATTTATAATACTCTCGCAGAAAACATCAGGAAGTATTTAGCATCCTAA
- a CDS encoding S1C family serine protease, with the protein MERKTSIPPVVYINFALVFVLLFAIFFPEIRMAVTKLFASPKPISSSKQSQAIQIQSSFRNVYREAQQFVVSIRTKKTEMIFHPYAFGESREDRISSIGSGFIIDERGFVVTNYHVIKNAEIIEIIMSDGRIFPARYIGSHERADIALLKIPSNDRFTPAFLGNSDEIEVGDWAIAVGSPYGLEKTFTVGVVSAKSREDLDETGQTHIQTDTAINPGSSGGPLLNIYGEVVGINRMIRSSSGASAGIGFAIPINYAKRVLRQIEQNVGQNIRPATLGVMATAPLPDHRKSLGIPGETVGVLVYDIEPNSSAEKGGLRRYDFIEGANGLQIRHINDLREQVGLVGLGGVLRLKILRDTQEMELSIPLVEAAYKKGQ; encoded by the coding sequence ATGGAAAGAAAAACTTCGATTCCGCCAGTCGTCTACATTAACTTTGCCTTAGTTTTTGTACTTTTGTTCGCTATCTTCTTTCCTGAAATTCGGATGGCTGTCACAAAACTGTTTGCGTCCCCAAAACCAATCTCCTCAAGCAAACAAAGCCAGGCCATTCAGATCCAATCCAGTTTCCGTAATGTTTACCGCGAAGCCCAACAATTTGTAGTCTCTATACGGACTAAAAAAACCGAGATGATTTTTCATCCTTATGCTTTTGGTGAAAGTAGAGAAGACCGAATCTCTTCCATTGGAAGTGGGTTTATCATTGATGAGAGGGGGTTTGTTGTCACAAACTACCATGTCATCAAAAATGCAGAGATCATCGAAATTATCATGTCCGATGGGCGTATTTTTCCCGCTCGTTATATAGGTAGCCATGAAAGGGCAGACATCGCACTTTTGAAAATCCCAAGTAACGACCGTTTTACTCCCGCTTTTTTAGGAAATTCTGATGAAATCGAAGTTGGGGACTGGGCCATTGCTGTCGGTTCACCTTATGGACTCGAAAAAACTTTCACTGTGGGAGTGGTTTCCGCCAAGTCCCGTGAAGACCTAGATGAAACCGGCCAGACCCATATCCAAACAGACACGGCCATCAATCCTGGATCCAGTGGTGGACCTCTTCTCAATATTTACGGAGAAGTGGTGGGGATCAACCGTATGATTCGTTCTTCCTCTGGGGCCAGTGCCGGGATTGGGTTTGCTATCCCTATCAATTATGCCAAACGAGTACTTCGCCAAATCGAACAAAATGTAGGACAAAATATACGCCCGGCAACGCTCGGAGTTATGGCAACCGCGCCGCTGCCGGACCACCGGAAGTCGTTAGGAATCCCTGGGGAGACAGTGGGAGTTTTGGTTTATGATATAGAACCAAATTCTTCTGCAGAAAAAGGGGGGCTTAGGCGTTATGACTTTATTGAGGGGGCAAATGGTCTCCAAATCCGTCATATTAATGATTTACGCGAACAAGTGGGACTTGTGGGTCTCGGAGGCGTCTTACGGTTGAAGATATTACGGGATACCCAAGAGATGGAATTATCGATCCCTTTGGTCGAGGCCGCCTATAAAAAAGGCCAGTAA
- a CDS encoding aminopeptidase, whose amino-acid sequence MPKPFPLLSIPLPCRTKKIPRIFTILFFPIFLSGCLPYLFHLGKEQSSIILGREKIEDILKLPGLDLKTKQKLNLIQEARNFAIGELALNEKGGFEYYTKLDREEIGWNVSASEALELKAYTWWFPIAGTVPYKGFFDKQMAISLEKELQAEGYDTRIRVIGGYSTLGWFSDPVLSPQLSWPDHRLVGLVFHEMAHATVYLPGDSTLNESYASYVEEKGIERYYTEKEGESSTNLQKFKKEKLKREVTIKLLQKYADELKTLYGSDVNTDNKRIQKRSIIAKFKEEVIQKKLVPEEKAKEFLSREWNNEDFLGALRYHSGEVSFESLFINTGGDFRQFHKEVKKLFEMPEETRQQFLNETL is encoded by the coding sequence ATGCCAAAACCCTTTCCACTTTTGTCGATTCCCCTTCCTTGTCGAACCAAAAAGATTCCAAGAATTTTTACGATTTTATTCTTCCCCATTTTTCTTTCTGGGTGTTTACCGTATTTATTTCATTTAGGTAAGGAACAATCTTCCATCATCCTGGGTCGTGAAAAAATCGAAGATATTCTAAAACTACCAGGATTGGATTTAAAAACAAAACAAAAATTAAATTTAATTCAGGAAGCCAGAAATTTTGCCATCGGGGAACTAGCGCTAAATGAAAAAGGTGGTTTCGAATACTATACTAAATTAGATAGAGAAGAGATAGGTTGGAACGTAAGTGCTTCCGAAGCCTTAGAGCTAAAAGCTTACACATGGTGGTTCCCCATAGCAGGAACCGTTCCCTACAAAGGATTCTTTGATAAACAAATGGCAATCTCTCTTGAAAAAGAATTACAAGCGGAAGGTTACGATACCCGTATACGAGTCATAGGCGGATACTCGACACTTGGTTGGTTTTCGGATCCAGTCCTTTCACCACAACTTAGCTGGCCAGACCATAGGCTTGTTGGTCTAGTTTTCCATGAAATGGCACATGCAACTGTTTATTTACCGGGAGATTCAACTTTAAATGAATCATACGCAAGTTATGTGGAAGAAAAAGGGATAGAAAGATACTACACAGAAAAAGAAGGAGAAAGTAGTACAAACTTACAAAAATTTAAAAAAGAGAAACTAAAGAGAGAAGTTACCATAAAACTTTTACAAAAATATGCAGACGAATTAAAAACTCTTTATGGTTCCGATGTAAACACGGATAATAAAAGGATTCAAAAACGATCTATTATTGCTAAATTCAAAGAAGAAGTGATCCAAAAAAAACTGGTTCCAGAGGAAAAAGCAAAAGAGTTTTTGTCACGTGAATGGAATAACGAAGATTTTTTAGGTGCCTTACGATACCATTCAGGAGAGGTGAGTTTTGAATCTTTATTTATAAATACTGGCGGGGATTTTCGACAATTTCATAAAGAAGTAAAAAAACTCTTTGAAATGCCAGAAGAAACCCGCCAACAGTTTCTTAATGAAACACTTTAA